GTCAATTTCTTCTTCCTGACGGCCCTCTTCGCCCGCAGCTGGGCGCCGGTGCGCCTCATGGCCAGCCGCCAGGGCGTCGTCGCCATCGCCGAACAAACCGTGCGCGTGCTGCGCTGGGGCCTGTGGATGGCGCCGGTCATCTACTCCCTGCTGCGCATCTCGCCCGACCCCACCTGGTACAACCAGGACGGAGCCTTCCGCACCCTGGCCGCCATCTGGCAGAGCATCGTCCTCACGCCCGAGGCCTTCCGGGGCTGGAGCATCGAGACGTTCCTGCACCTCCTGGCCTACGACTGGGTACGCATCCTCATCTGGTTCGACCACATGGGCCTGCGCGTGGCCACGCTCGTCAACCTGTCCTTTGTCGGCGGCGACGCCCTGGACGAACTGCTGGCCCGTTTCCAGGGACACGCCGGCCGCACGCGCTGCATCCCCGAGGCCCTGCGCCGCTTCGCCACCTGGGCCCCGCTGCTCATCCCCTTCTTCCTGCCCATGGGCGCGGACTGGGCCCATGTCTGGGACGGCGCCGAAGCCATCCAGAAAACGGGCCAGGGCCAGGCCTCGCCCCTGGCCGCGCTCATCGCCGTCTTCGCCGTCACCGCTTTCGCGGTCAGCATCGTCAGGGTACGCCACCGCAAGCAGCCGACCGGCGACATGTGCGTTGCCTGCGGCCTGCAACGGCCAGGCTTCCGACCTGCGGACGAGATCACCCTGTGCAACGGCGTGTACACGGCGGTCTTCACCCAGGACGGCCGGGGGTACAGCCGCGTCTTCAGCTCCGTCAGGCACGGCGCGGAGTACGATCTGACCAACCGCCCCACGTCCCGCGCCCACAACGCCGGCAAATTCCTCTACCTGCAGGAGGAAGGCCGGGAGCCGTGGACCCTTGGCTTCCGCCCCATCACGCGCGACGACGCCCAGACCACCGTCGAGCGCACCTCGCCCCTCTCGGTCAGCCTGAGCTGCAGGTGCCAGGACATCGAGGCCGAAGCCGACGTGAACGTCCCGGCGGACCTGAACGCCGAGATCTGGAGCATCCGCCTGACGAACACGGGGACGGAGGTCCGGCGGATCGATCTGGTTTCCTACCGGGAAATCTGCCTCAACGACCCCAACCCACAGCTGCGCCACCCCTTCTACAACAGGCAGCACATCGCGACCTGGTTCGTGCCGGGGCTTGGGGCCGTCTTCGCCCGCAACCGGATGATCAAGACCTCCGGTTCCTCCTCCGGCGGCCCGCGGCCTTCGCCCGAAGTCTACTTCCATGCGGCGCAGGTCACCGATTCCCGGGTTTCGCTGCGCGGCTACCAGGACAGCCGCATGGCATTTGTCGGCGACAGGACCCTGCGCGACCCCGACGGATTGAACCGTCCGCCGCTGCAGGCCGACGACACGGGCCTGCACTACACCTTCGACCCCATCGCGAGCCTTTTCCTGCGCTTCGAACTCGAACCCGGCGAAACGGTCGAGGCGGTATTCGTGGACGGGTACGCCGCGTCGGCGGAGGAAGGGGAACAGATGCTGCGCCGAATCCTGAACCCGGCCGGCGAAGCCCGGCCCCATCCGCTCAAGCCCGACTGCAAACCCCGGGCAATCCGGGAGCCCTCGGTCGAGGAGATGCTCCACCCCGCGCCGGAGAGCGCCTACAGCTTCTCGGAGGACGGAGAGGAGCTTCATTTGGGATGGAAGACCCCGCGCCGCTGGGCCCACCTCATGGTCAACGAACTGGGGTACGGGACGCTGGTGACCAACGACGGAGCGTTCACCTCCTTCATGGGCAACTCGCAGCAGAACGCCCTGACCCCATTCGCCCCGGACTCCATGACCACCCAGGACCCCGGACAGGTCCTTTTCCTGCGCGACACGGCCACGGGCGACATCACCTCGCCGACATACATCCCCTTCCGGGAGAGGAGGGCTGAACTGAACGTGACCTTCGGCCTGGGATACTGCGTCTTCCGCAAGTCCATGGGCCCCGTCACAACGGAACTGACGTCCTTCGTGCTCCACGACCAGCCCATGGAGGCCCGACTCCTGCGCATCGTCAACTCCGGACAGAGCGCGGTGACCTACGACGTGACCTTCTTCGCGCAGATCATCCTGGCCGACGTGGCCATCGACTCCCTCGGCCAGATCGTCACAGAGGAGGACCGCGAGGGCGGCGTCATCTTCTTCAGCCGCCCGGAGAACAGATTCCAGCGCGGTTGGGCCTTCGTGTCGTCAAGCCTGCCGTGCACGGCCATGGAGACCAGTCTGAACCGGTTCATGGGCGCGGGACGGACCATTTTCGCGCCATGGATGGTCGAAACGGGCGAGCCCGACCTGGAGCAGGATGACGACGGGTACCGCGTGGCCGCGATTTCCGGCCGTCTGACCGTCCCGGCAGGCGGGGAAGCGCACATGCACGTGCTCATCGGCCAGGCCCCTGAACAGGGGGATTGCCGCCGGATGATGGCGTCCATGCGCCGCGGCGACGACGTGCTGGCCGCGCTGCGGCGGACGAAAGCCATGTGGCGGGAAACGCTCGGGACGATCAGGGTCGAAACGAGCAGCCCGGCCTTCGACCGGCTGGTCAACACCTGGCTCCCCTACCAGGCCCTCACGGCCCGCCTCTGGGGGCGACTGGGCCCGCATCAGCGCAGTGGCGCCTACGGCTTCCGGGACCAGTTGCAGGACGTCCTGCCCCTGACCATGCTGCGCCCCCGCCTGGCCCGGGCCCAGATTCTGCTGCACGCGCGCCAGCAGTTCCTGCGCGGCGACGTGCTGCAGTGGTGGCACCAGACCTGGGACGGCCGCACGGGCCTGGGCATCCGCAACCGGGCCTCGGACCCGCACTTGTGGTTGGCCTACATGACGTGCCGCTACGTGGAGGTCACGGGCGACCGCGCCATCCTGTCCGAACCGATCCCGTTCATCGAAGGCCCGTCCATCCCGCGCGGCCAGGAGGGCATCGCCTTTGTGCCGCGCCCGTCACGTGATCAGGGCACCCTGCTCGACCACTGCGTGCGCGGCATCGACCTGACCCTCTCGCACCTGGGCGCCAACGGCCTGCCCCTCATGGGCGCCCACGACTGGAACGACGGCCTCTCGGCCGTGGGCCCCCACGGCAAGGGCACGAGCGTCTGGCTCGGCTTTTTTCTGCACGACGTGCTGCGGACCATCACCCCGCTGGTGGAGGAGCGCTACGGCAAAGCCAAGTCCGAAGGGTATCGCTTCCAGGCCGCCAGATTGCGCGAGGCCCTGGACAGGATGTGGCAAGACGACCACTTCGTGCGGGCCGTTTCCGATTCCGGCGAGGTCCTGGACTACGCCGACGCCCTGTGCTCCTCCTGGCCCCTGCTGTCAGGGGCCACGGACCCGATCAAGGGCGAGGCGGCCCTGCGCTCGGGCCTGAAACATCTGGAGAAGGAGAACATGGTGCTACTTCTGACCCCGTTCTTCGATGAAGACTCCAAGCCCTACCCCGGCCGCATCGCCGACTACCCTCCGGGGGTGCGCGAAAACGGCGCCCAGTATTCCCACGGCGCATCCTGGCTGGTGGACGCTCTGACCATCCTGGCTCGGCGGGCGTCGGAGGCAGGGGACGCACAGGCGGCAGCCCGCTGGCGCCGCGACGCCCTGCGGGTCTGGCTGAAGATATCGCCCCTGGCCCATGCCCGTGCTGAGGAGCTGCAGACCTACGGCCTGCCGCCCCACCAGCAGCCGGCCGACATCTTCCACGGCCCGGGCTTCGAGGGCCGCGGCGGGTGGAGCTGGTACACGGGCGCAGCCGCGCGGATGCTGTGGGCCGCTTATGGGCTCCTGGGCATCGGTACGCAGGACGGCAAGCCGCATCTGGACGCCACGATGCTCGAAGCCGACGGCGTCTTGGACGTGCGCAGGGTGTGGATGAACGGCAAGGAAGTCTTTACCGGAGGAAAGAAGCATGGCTGAGACCGGCACCGTCCCGAACACAGTGCGCCCAGGCCGCTACCGCCACTTCAAGGGCGGCGAGTACGAGGTCCTGGGCGTGGCCCGGCACAGCGAGGGCCTCGAAGACATGGTCGTCTACCGCCCCCTCTACAACGACACGGGCCTGTGGGTCAGGCCCGTGTCCATGTTCCTGGAAAACGCAGAGCGCGAAGGGCGGCTGGTGCCGCGCTTCGCGCTCATCACTGAAGACTGACCTGATCACCGATCACCTTCCGGGCCGCCCATGACCCGAAATTCTCCCCCGCCCCCCTGAACGGGGTGCAGGGGACGAGTCCCCTGCACCCCGGAGGCATCTTCATCCTCTAATCCTTCTTCCGCACCAACCTCGGCTTGCTCCCGTCCTGGGGCCCGATGACGCCGTCCATTTCCATCTGTTCGATGAAGCGGGCGGCGCGGTTGAAGCCGATGCGCAGGCGGCGCTGGATCATGGAGATGGAGGCGCGGCCCTGTTCGGTGACGAACTCGATGGCCTCGGAGTACTTCGGGTCGTCGAGGACGTCGCTGGCCCCGCCGCTGCCTTCGCCGCCGTTCTCCCCGCCCGTGTTCCAGTCGGCGAAATCCAGCTCGAAGCGCTGGGGGCGCTGCTTTTCCCAGTACTTCACGACGCGGGCGATCTCGTCGTCGCCGACGAAGGCGCCGTGCACGCGCTGGATGTTGCCGCCGCTCTGCTTGAAGAGCATGTCGCCGTGGCCCAGGAGGTATTCGGCCCCGACCCCGTCGAGGATGGTGCGGGAGTCGTGCTTGGAGCTGACCTGGAAGGCGATGCGCGACGGGAAGTTGGCCTTGATGATACCCGTGACGACGTCGACGGAGGGGCGCTGGGTGGCCAGGATGAGATGGATGCCCGAGGCGCGGGCCAACTGGGCCAGGCGCACGATGCTGCCCTCGACTTCCTTGGCCGCGGTCATCATCATGTCGGCCAGTTCGTCGACGACGATGACGAGGTAGGGGAAGGGCTTGAGGTCCCGCATGTCTTCGGGGATGTCGTCGCCCATCTCGGAGAGCTTCTGGTTGTAGGTCGTGATGTGGCGCACGCCGGTGCGGGCCATGGCCTCGTAGCGCTGCTCCATCTCGTACACGGCCCACTCCAGGGCGTTCTTG
This window of the Desulfomicrobium escambiense DSM 10707 genome carries:
- a CDS encoding GH36-type glycosyl hydrolase domain-containing protein, producing MNISPALPWSSRLGFCAILILFAPAAALVFGMQPPEPFPATPAAMAILAGAIGLLSAAGLTLITTHRLPSPPAALCDFLIPAVLVLAMTPHVTIWQAPAAWSDLLRLGPLCAAFFALAQILLVSITLARKGRHPSMLAQASLLAVPFVFNWLLLLQSPHLLQQLAGSLPAVNALPPRAMELGGRVIVLAVFNTFSAVILNALCIGGLLREPKTFVLLAGSAALAGLSPLAADLGSSQAAASLPLGLSVLAAIAAVAVAQAGLWSQTFLMTGLLMDALKGRRPAGYWGAHHFREGLGKGAVYSALFLGLLFLVQAMADSSLLEAARLTIPLATHLAVGAALMPLAKTILETFDGSPAFFSRLLGNACRPHLYLRGALLGLGLHLVPVQTLMRETPGTRFLLGAGMGAVAFAGAGMLMDLQEKIRGRRQHLQSWRVYLNGTLLGGFVGGAIAWYVDPSQSAVVLNKFRMYVTLHVQNPQDYVIYPLFSKWGAMNLGPQTGSARLLFNESVSGVINWSLAAPLFSVNFFFLTALFARSWAPVRLMASRQGVVAIAEQTVRVLRWGLWMAPVIYSLLRISPDPTWYNQDGAFRTLAAIWQSIVLTPEAFRGWSIETFLHLLAYDWVRILIWFDHMGLRVATLVNLSFVGGDALDELLARFQGHAGRTRCIPEALRRFATWAPLLIPFFLPMGADWAHVWDGAEAIQKTGQGQASPLAALIAVFAVTAFAVSIVRVRHRKQPTGDMCVACGLQRPGFRPADEITLCNGVYTAVFTQDGRGYSRVFSSVRHGAEYDLTNRPTSRAHNAGKFLYLQEEGREPWTLGFRPITRDDAQTTVERTSPLSVSLSCRCQDIEAEADVNVPADLNAEIWSIRLTNTGTEVRRIDLVSYREICLNDPNPQLRHPFYNRQHIATWFVPGLGAVFARNRMIKTSGSSSGGPRPSPEVYFHAAQVTDSRVSLRGYQDSRMAFVGDRTLRDPDGLNRPPLQADDTGLHYTFDPIASLFLRFELEPGETVEAVFVDGYAASAEEGEQMLRRILNPAGEARPHPLKPDCKPRAIREPSVEEMLHPAPESAYSFSEDGEELHLGWKTPRRWAHLMVNELGYGTLVTNDGAFTSFMGNSQQNALTPFAPDSMTTQDPGQVLFLRDTATGDITSPTYIPFRERRAELNVTFGLGYCVFRKSMGPVTTELTSFVLHDQPMEARLLRIVNSGQSAVTYDVTFFAQIILADVAIDSLGQIVTEEDREGGVIFFSRPENRFQRGWAFVSSSLPCTAMETSLNRFMGAGRTIFAPWMVETGEPDLEQDDDGYRVAAISGRLTVPAGGEAHMHVLIGQAPEQGDCRRMMASMRRGDDVLAALRRTKAMWRETLGTIRVETSSPAFDRLVNTWLPYQALTARLWGRLGPHQRSGAYGFRDQLQDVLPLTMLRPRLARAQILLHARQQFLRGDVLQWWHQTWDGRTGLGIRNRASDPHLWLAYMTCRYVEVTGDRAILSEPIPFIEGPSIPRGQEGIAFVPRPSRDQGTLLDHCVRGIDLTLSHLGANGLPLMGAHDWNDGLSAVGPHGKGTSVWLGFFLHDVLRTITPLVEERYGKAKSEGYRFQAARLREALDRMWQDDHFVRAVSDSGEVLDYADALCSSWPLLSGATDPIKGEAALRSGLKHLEKENMVLLLTPFFDEDSKPYPGRIADYPPGVRENGAQYSHGASWLVDALTILARRASEAGDAQAAARWRRDALRVWLKISPLAHARAEELQTYGLPPHQQPADIFHGPGFEGRGGWSWYTGAAARMLWAAYGLLGIGTQDGKPHLDATMLEADGVLDVRRVWMNGKEVFTGGKKHG
- a CDS encoding DUF1653 domain-containing protein — its product is MAETGTVPNTVRPGRYRHFKGGEYEVLGVARHSEGLEDMVVYRPLYNDTGLWVRPVSMFLENAEREGRLVPRFALITED